The Pyramidobacter porci genome contains the following window.
ACCGGCTTCGACAGCGCCCCCACCGTCACCGAAACCAGCGCCCCGGCACGCGCCTCCTGCGCGCCGCAGAAAAAATCGCGAATCTTGCGCCCCATGGCCATCGTCTCACCTCGCCCGCATCTTCCATTTCGGTAAGCATAACACAAAAAACACCATGGCGCGAAGAAAAACGGCATGGCGCGAGGCACAGTTCATCGGCCGGTCAGGATATTCGTTGACGCCGCACGTCAAAAACACTGCAACAGACGTACAAAAAGGGCCCCATGGCCGGACATTCGGCGCCGATTTTCAATTCAACGTCCGTGCGCGTCGACGAGGACAGCAAGAAGCAAGTCGAGGCGTTCTGCGCCGACGTCGGCATCAATCCCTCCACCGCCGTCAACCTCTTTTTCAAGGTCATGCTCAGAGAAAACCGTATTCCCTTTGAGATCGCAAGAGAACCCTTTTACGCCCCGGTCAACATGGCGCACCTGCGCCGCAGCATTGCCCAGGCCGAAGCGGGACGCCTCACACCCCACGAATTGATCGAAGTCGACTGAGCATGTACCGGTTATACGCTTACGGCCGGCAACGACGAATTTTTGAACACGGCGCTCGAAATCGCCAGAGGCGGACTTCATCTTCAAGGCATTTATCAATGGCTTCTCAAGCGTGCCCAATCAGGTTAAACGTTCCGACGCGTCACAAAAGCGCGCATAAGATTCCCCATAATGTCATAAATAATGAAGAAGCACTGGAAAAAAAGACTTCCAGCGCTTCTTTTCATAGGGAGCAGGCGGATAAAAAAGCGGAGCTGCCGAAGCAGCCCCGCTTTTTGCGTTGGCAGAGATTCGCTTAGAAGTTCAGCAGCGTGCGGAAGCGGATCTGGTTGTTGTCGTAGTCGGGATCGCCCAGTTTGCCGTCCATGTCGCTGTAGGCCAGTTCGAAGTAGAGGTTGGGCGTGTACTGATAGCCGATGCCCACCGTCCACTCCTTCATGTCGTTGACGTTGTCCATGTCGTACTTGACGTAGCGCTCGAAAGAGCTCCACTTGTCGTTCCACTTCTGCTTCGCCTTGACGAAGAGAGCGTCCATGTCGTCCTGCACCGTGATGACCTTGTCGTACTCGGGCCAGTCGATGTCGCTGAAGGAGTAGGGGTTGTTGTGCAGGATGAAGCCCTGATCAAACTGGGCGTACTCAACCCACAGGCTGGTGAACTTCAGCACGTCCTGGCTGACGTCGAGAATGACCTTCCACGCCTTGGGGTCGTCCGCGCCGGCGACGACCACGGAATCATCTGCGATGTCCTGCATGTAGTAGGCGCCCTTCAGCTCGAGACCGTCCATGAAGCTGAAGCCGAGGCCCGCCCAGTAGGTCTTGTAGTCGGTGTCGCCTCTGTCTTCCCACAGACCGTTGACGCTCAGCCACAGCTTCTCGCTGAAGTCGAGCTTCAGGCGGGCACCGTAGACATCGTCACTGGGATTGGCAGCGTAAACGCTACCGCCGCCTCTTCTGGAGGCTGCGAAGCCCTCGACGGTGAACATGCCGCGGTTGTACTTCAGGTCGAAGCCGCGATAGCCGGTGTCCATGAAGAACGCGTCGTTGTCGTCGTACAGTCCGTCTTCGTCTTCCCAGTCAAGCGCGAACTGACCGCCGCGCATCGTCAGGCCTTCCATGCCAAAGAAGTCCTTGGCGGTGACCCACCAGCGGTCGAACGTATCATTGTGCCAGCGGGCGTCGAAGCTGACGCCGTCGCTCAGGTCGCGGTGCAGGAACAGACGGGCGCGGTTCATCGTGAATCCGTCTTCACCAGAACCAGAACCGGCAACATCATTGTCCCAGGCGTTGTAGTCGAAGCGCATCTGACCGGTGATCTTCCATCCGCCGAGGCCCTTCTCGAGCGCGCTCAGGCGGCTGTCGAAGCCGTCCACTTTCACGCCCAAGGCTTCCAGCTCCGGCTGGAATTCCACCACCAGCGCCTTCAGCTTCTCCAGGTCTTCACCGCTCAGGCCGCCCGCGGCCATCATGCGCGCCACCATCGTGGCGATCTCGTAGCGGGTCATGGCGCGGTTGCCCTTGAACGTCCCGTTCGGATAACCCTCCAGGATTCCCTTCGCGCTCAGCTGCTCCACGGCGTCGTACGCCCAGTGGTTCATCGGCACGTCGCTGAACGGATTCGCGGCGAACGCCGGCGCGGCTGCGGCCGCCAGCGATGCGGCGGCGACTACGGCGAGCATTTTCTTCATACTCATTCTCAAAACTCCTCCTCAAAAAACGATTTTTTTGCGCGCTTCTCGAATTTGGCTTCGCGAGCGGGGAGAAGTTTCTTCGGGAGTTTCCTCGTTTCCTCGCCGCTTCCTCTTCGGCCCATTCCGCACGGCTTTTTTCGAGCGATTCTGTTTTCGTCGCAGAATCCTTCCTGCACGCGCCTTTATATTAGCAAAAAATTTTTGTTTTGCAAGTCCTTGTCCAACGCCGACGATTTTAGGTTTTGATCCTTGATTTTACTGGTTCTTCTTTACATTCACCGCAGAGCGCCCATATTTACAACGTAAATAACGCAGAAAAGCACAGTGCAATATTTTTTACTTTCGATTAAGTGATCGATTAAGATTATATTGCATCATTCCCAAAAAAACGATCCTCGCCGTAAGCTTTTCCATTGAGGAATTTTTGGGAAATATCCGCCTTTTTCGGCATTCTTCCCCGCCCATTTCCCGACGGCTTCGTTCGGATCGTTCCCATAAAAAATACCGCCGCTGCGCTCCTCAGCGCGGCGGCATTTTCCTCTTCAATTGACGCGTCGGTTAAAAGCTCAACATGGTGCGGAAGCGCACCTGTTTGTTGTCGTAATCCTTCATGTTGACGGCGCCGTCCTGATCGTTGTAGGCCAGTTCGAAATACAGGCCGGGGCTGTATTGATAGCCGACGCCGACGGTCCACTCGCGCGGCGCCGGCGACAGGCTGTCGACGTCGTAGCGGGCGTACCGTTCGAACGTGCTCCAGCGTTCGCTCCACTGCTGGCGAGCGCCCACGAACCACACGCCGGTGTCGCCCGCGAGCGAAAAGTTGCGCCTTGCGCCGCGGCGCGGCCAGTCGACGTCGTCGTTGAACGACCAGGGGACGTTGTCGAGGCGGAAGCCCGCGTCGATCTGGGCGTATTCCAGCCAGATGCTGGTGAAGCGCAGTTTTTCCTGGCTGAGGTCGAGAATCACCTTCCAGGCTTTGGGATCGTCGGCCGCCGTAGGAACGCCGTAATAGTCCGCCAGCCCGTCGTTCAGATCCTGCCGGTAATAGGCGCCGCGGAAGGCGATGCCGTCGGAAAGCATGTATCCCAACCCAGCCCAGTACGTGTTGAAATCGGCGTCGTTTTCGTTGCGCCACAGGCCGTTCAGGCTCAGCCAGGCGCGCTCGCCCAGATTGACCTTGAGGCGCGCGCCGTAATGCTCGTCGCTCGCGCCCGCGGCGTAGACCGATTCCCCGTCGTCGGCGCGCTGCGAGGCGGCGAACGCCGCCAGTTCCACGGCGCCGGCGTCTTTCTTCAGGCTGGCGCCGCGGTAGGCGGAGCCCATGAAGAAGCCATTGCGGTCATAATAGAGACGGTCCTCGTCTTCCCAGTCAAGCGCAAACTGCCCGGCCCTGAAGGTCAGCCCCCGGCCGAGGAAATCGGCCGCCGTCACCCAAAAGCGGTCGAACGTGCCGTCGCTCCAGCGCGCGTCGAAGCCGATTTTGCCGCCAAGGTCGCGGTGCAGATAAAGCCGGGCTTCGTCGAACGTAAAGCCGTCGCTTAGTGCGCCCGAACCGGGCAGGTCGTTGTCCCACGCGTTGAAGTCGAACTGCAGGGTTCCGCCGATCCTCCAGCCGCTCAGCCCTTTTTCGAGGGGGTCCAGACGGCCGTCAAGACGGTCGGTCTTCACTCCGAGGGCTTCCAGTTCGGGACGGAATTCGGCCGCGAGATCGTCGAGACGGGCCCGGTCTTCGCCGCTCGCGCCGCCGTTGACCAGCGCGCGGGCCACCATGACGGCGATCTCGTAACGGCTCATGGCTCGCTCCCCCTTGAACGCGCCGTCGGGATAGCCTTCGAGGATCCCCCTGGCGCCGAGTTCGGCCACGGCGTCATAGGCCCAGTGGCCGGCGGGCACGTCGCCGAACGATTCGGCGCGCGCGGCGGAAAGCGCCGCCAACGCGAGCGCCGCCGCCAGAAAAAGCGTTCTGCGGATATTCATTTTTGCCTCACCCCGCTTTTCGAGAGACAGAAAATTCCCGCGCCGCCACGGCGGACACGGAAGAAAAAGGCCGGCGGACCGGCCGATCGATGGCATTCGTCACCGCGCGGCCAAAGACTCGCGAACCGCGCGTCATTATCATAACATTTTTCGCGGCGGATGGCGAATCGCGGAAGGATATTTTCAAAAAAGAACTAAAGCGCGCCGTTCTCCCGAAAACGCGAAGAGGCGACTGCCCGAAAGCAGTCGCCTCTGTTTTTTGCAAAACGCGGATTGGATTTAGAACGTCAGCAGGGTGCGGAAGCGGATGAAGCTGCCCTCTTCGAAACCGGGAACGCCGTTGGCTCCCACGTCCATCTTGTTGTAGGCCAGCTCGAAGTAAAGGTTGGGGCTGTACTGGTAGCCGACGCCCACCGCCCAATCCTTGGCCTTGTCGCCGCCGTCGGGATCATACTGAACGTAACGGCCGAAAGTGCTCCACTTTTCGTTCCATTCCTGCTTGGCGGCGACGAAGATCACGTCCGTGTCGGCGCCGAAGGTCGTAAATCCGTCAAGGTAATCGCCGAGCTTGCCGAAAGCGTAGGGCAGATTTTCGGCGATGAAGCCCTGATCGAACTGAGCGTACTCGACCCACAGGCTGGTGAACTTGAGCACGTCCTGGCTGACGTCGAGGGCGACTTTCCAGGCTTTGGGATCGTCGATGGCGGCGCCGTCGATATCTTCCATGTAATACGCGCCCTTCAGCTCGAGACCGTCGGCGAACTTGAAACCAAGCGCGGCCCAATAGGCGGCGAAATCGTCGCTGCCCCACTCCGCGGCGCTTTTGCCCTCGGGTCTGACCCAATAGCCGTTGGCGCTCAGCCAGAACTTCTCGTTGAAGTTCAGCTTCAGGCGGGCGCCATAATACTCGCCGCTCTCGTTTCTGTCATAGACCGACCAGCCGTCGTCGGCGCGGTTGGAAGCGGCGAAGCCCGATACCTCGGCCAGGCCGAAGCTCTTGCTGAGGCCAAAGCCGCGGTAGGTCAGCCCCTGGAACAGGCCGGCGTCTTCGTGTTCACCGTAGTACAGGCCGTCGTCGCCTTCAAAGTCGACGTCGAACTGACCGGCCTTGACGGTGAACCCCTCCCAGCCCAAGAAATCTTCGGCCGTCAGGTAGAAGCGGTCAAAGGTGTCGTCGCCCCACTCGGCGTCGAAGCTGACCTTGTCGCTCAAATCGCGGTGCAGGAACAGGCGGGCACTGTCGAATTCGAAGCCGTGATCGCCCTCAAGGTCATCGCGGCCGCCGTTGAAGTCGAACTGCATTTCGCCGCTGATTCTCCATCCGCCGAGGCCCTTCTCGAGCGCGCTCAGGCGGCTGTCGAAGCCGTCCACTTTCACGCCCAGCGCTTCCAGCTCGGGCTGGAACTCCACCACCAGCGCCTTCAGCTTCTCCAGGTCTTCACCGCTCAGGCCGCCCGCGGCCATCATGCGCGCCACCATCGTGGCGATCTCGTAGCGGGTCATGGCGCGGTTGCCCTTGAACGTCCCGTTCGGATAACCCTCCAGGATTCCCTTCGCGCTCAGCTGCTCCACGGCGTCGTACGCCCAGTGGTTCATCGGCACGTCGCTGAACGGATTCGCGGCGAACGCCGGCGCGGCTGCGGCCGCCAGCGATGCGGCGGCGACTACGGCGAGCATTTTCTTCATACTCATTCTCAAAACTCCTCCTCAAAAAACGATTTTTTTGCGCGCTTCTCGAATTCGGCTTCGCGAGCGGGGAGAAGTTTCTTCGGGAGTTTCCTCGTTTCCTCGCCGCTTCCTCTTCGGCCTCGCCGCCGCCTCTTCGAAAAGCGAATCCCGTCGCAAAAACAGGATCTGACGCATGATCATTATAGTTAGTATGTCATAACTAATCAACGCTCGAAAACTTTAATTTCCCTTTTCAAAATAAAGCCATTTCGGTTTAATCAAACAGAAACTTGCACGGAGACACGGAGTTATGAATGAGGCGCGCATCGATAGAATTTGAGAATATACGACAAACAGCTCAAATCGTTCGGATTTTTTTGCTGAGTTCTCAGTTATTCGGCAGTATCACGAGAAAATTTTTTCGCCTAAGATATTCCTTATGGTTGTATAGATTATTTTCATTGCAAAGGAGCAGATGAAAAACATGAACGTGAAAAAAGTTTTCCTTTCCGCCGCGCTGGCTCTCGCCGTCGCGTCGGCGGCCGCGGCCGCGCCGCTGGACGCCTTCAAGGGCATGTCGGGGACGATGGACATCGCCGGAGGCACGGCGCATATCCCCGTGATGAAGGAAGCGGCCAAGCGCATCATGAGCGTCAATCCCGAGATCCGCATCACCGTGGCCGGCGGCGGCTCGGGCGTGGGCGTCAAACAGGTCGGCGAAGGGCTGGTCGCCATCGGCAACACGGGACGCCCGCTCAAGGAGAAGGAAATCGCCCAGTACGGCCTGAAGACATTTCCCTTCGCGATCGACGGCGTGGCGGTCGTAGTCAATCCCGCCAATCCCGTCGGCGCGCTGACGAAGGAACAGGTGGCGGCGATCTACGCCGGCACGGTCAAGGACTGGTCGGAAGTGGGCGGCACGGCGGGCGCCATCAACGTGTTCGGGCGCGAGGACGGCTCGGGCACGCGCGAAGTGTTCACCGACAAGGTGATCAGCAAGGGCGAGCTGGCCCCGAGCGTGAATGTAGTCAACTCCAACGGCGCGATGAAGACGGCCGTCGGCGGCGATGAGCGCGCCATCGGCTACGTGGGTATCGGCCACATCGACGCCTCCGTGAAAGCGCCGACGCTGGACGGCATGACGGCGACGCAGGAGAACGCGGCCAACGGTTCCTACACGGTGGTGCGCGACCTGTTCATGAATACGAAGGGCGAGCCGCAGGGGCTGACGAAGGCGTTCATCGACTACATCTACACCGACGAGGGCGCCGAGATCATCCGCAAGAGCGGCTACATCCCCCTGCCCCGCAAATAATGGGGCGCGGGAAAAATTTTCGCGGCGCGCGATTCACGCGGGGAAAGCCTCGGCGCTTTCCCCGCGTCGTCGTATCCATATCGTGACGAACGCCCGGCGCGAAACGCGGCGGGGCGATGAAGGAAGATGATTCGATGACGGAAAACAAAGCGCCGCTGTGGCTCTCGGCCGCAGCGGCCTGCGTGGGGACACTGATGGCGTCGGTATTCGGCTTTATCATCGTCAGCGCGCTGCAGGCGGCGCTCGGCGGCGACGCGGCGGCGCTGATGGGCGACGCATGGCGGCCCGACGCCGGGCAGTACGGCATCGCGCCGATGGTCTGGGCGACGCTGGTTCTGTCGCTGTCGGCGCTGTCACTGGCGTGGTGTCTGTCGCTGGGCTGCGCCTGCTTCATGCACGGACTGGCGCCCCGCTGGGCGGCGCGCGCTCTCGGCGCGGCAATCCGTTTCATGACGGCGGTGCCGACGGTGGTGTACGGTTTCGTTTCGGTGTTCCTGCTCGTGCCGCTGGTGCGGCGCTCTCTGGGCGGCTCGGGGCTGTGCTGGCTGTCGGCGGGGCTGGTCCTCAGCCTGCAGATTCTGCCGGCGATGACGCTGGTGATCGACGGCGCGCTCCGCTCCATGGAGCAGCGCACGGCGCTGACGGCGGCGGCGCTGGGGATCGAGCCGGCGCAGTCGCTGGCGTGGATCGCGTTGCCGGCGTCGCGCCGCGCCCTGCTCAGCGCCGCCACGCTGGGATTCGGCCGCGCCGTGGGCGACACGCTGATCCCGACGATGCTGGCCGGCAACGCCGTGCAGTACGCGCGCACGCCGCTGCAGGCGATGCGGACGCTGGCGGCCCACATCGGCCTGATCACCTCGACGGACGTGACCGGGCAGGCGTACCATTCGCTGTTCGCGGCCGGCGGCCTGCTGCTGCTTTTCAGCGCCGCGGCCAGCCTGACGGTGCGCCGCCTCAAGGCGCAAAAGGAGAAATGCGCATGAGGAGCCGGGCGCTGCTGGTTCTTTCATGGGGCGCGGCACTGATCGTGCCCGCGTCCGTCGGCGCCATGCTGTGGCGCTTGTGCGCCCGGGGCGGTCCAACGCTGGGGCTGGAACTGTTTTTCGGCGACGCGCCGCCGCTGCAGGCCATGTTCGGTCGTTTTCCCGTCTGGGACGGCATCTGGCCGGCGGCCGCGGGCACGCTGTCGCTGCTGGCGCTGACGATGGCGATGGCGCTGCTCCCCGGCGTCGGCTGCGGCGTATACCTGGCCTGCTTCGCCGCTCCGCGGGCGAAGCGCTGGCTCGGTCTGGCGGTGGATCTGCTGGCGGGCGTGCCGTCGATCGTGATGGGGCTGTTCGGCTTCATGCTGATTTTGGCGCTGCGGCGGCTGTTCGCGCCCGCGGCCACCACGTGCCTGCTGCTGTCGGCGTTCTGTCTGGCGCTGCTGGTGCTGCCGCCGCTGATCATCACGACGCGGACGGTGCTGGAAAGCCTGCCAGGCGAACTGCGGCTGACGGGCGAGGCGCTGGGGCTGACGCCGTGGCAGACGGCACGGCACCTGCTGCTGCCCGCGGGAGGGCGGGACGTTCTCGGCGGCGTGATGCTGGCGCTGGGGCGCGCCGCCGAGGACACGGCGGTGATCATGGTCACGGGGGCGGTCGCCAACGCCGGTCTGCCCGCCGGGCTGACGGCCAAGTACGAGGCGCTGCCGTTCTTCATCTTCTACATCTCGGCGCAGTACGCCGACCAAGGCGACCTGCGGCGCGGCTTCGGCGCGGCGCTAGTACTGCTGATTCTCTCGGGGGCGCTGCTGCTGTGCGCCCACGCGCTGCAGAGGAGCCTCGAACGAAAATGGAAAGGAGAGCGCCCATGAATCTGTGTGCGCGCATCGAAAACCTGAACGTCAGCGCCGGAGC
Protein-coding sequences here:
- a CDS encoding PstC family ABC transporter permease; this encodes MTENKAPLWLSAAAACVGTLMASVFGFIIVSALQAALGGDAAALMGDAWRPDAGQYGIAPMVWATLVLSLSALSLAWCLSLGCACFMHGLAPRWAARALGAAIRFMTAVPTVVYGFVSVFLLVPLVRRSLGGSGLCWLSAGLVLSLQILPAMTLVIDGALRSMEQRTALTAAALGIEPAQSLAWIALPASRRALLSAATLGFGRAVGDTLIPTMLAGNAVQYARTPLQAMRTLAAHIGLITSTDVTGQAYHSLFAAGGLLLLFSAAASLTVRRLKAQKEKCA
- a CDS encoding S-layer homology domain-containing protein; protein product: MSMKKMLAVVAAASLAAAAAPAFAANPFSDVPMNHWAYDAVEQLSAKGILEGYPNGTFKGNRAMTRYEIATMVARMMAAGGLSGEDLEKLKALVVEFQPELEALGVKVDGFDSRLSALEKGLGGWRISGEMQFDFNGGRDDLEGDHGFEFDSARLFLHRDLSDKVSFDAEWGDDTFDRFYLTAEDFLGWEGFTVKAGQFDVDFEGDDGLYYGEHEDAGLFQGLTYRGFGLSKSFGLAEVSGFAASNRADDGWSVYDRNESGEYYGARLKLNFNEKFWLSANGYWVRPEGKSAAEWGSDDFAAYWAALGFKFADGLELKGAYYMEDIDGAAIDDPKAWKVALDVSQDVLKFTSLWVEYAQFDQGFIAENLPYAFGKLGDYLDGFTTFGADTDVIFVAAKQEWNEKWSTFGRYVQYDPDGGDKAKDWAVGVGYQYSPNLYFELAYNKMDVGANGVPGFEEGSFIRFRTLLTF
- a CDS encoding type II toxin-antitoxin system RelB/DinJ family antitoxin — translated: MAGHSAPIFNSTSVRVDEDSKKQVEAFCADVGINPSTAVNLFFKVMLRENRIPFEIAREPFYAPVNMAHLRRSIAQAEAGRLTPHELIEVD
- a CDS encoding phosphate ABC transporter substrate-binding protein gives rise to the protein MNVKKVFLSAALALAVASAAAAAPLDAFKGMSGTMDIAGGTAHIPVMKEAAKRIMSVNPEIRITVAGGGSGVGVKQVGEGLVAIGNTGRPLKEKEIAQYGLKTFPFAIDGVAVVVNPANPVGALTKEQVAAIYAGTVKDWSEVGGTAGAINVFGREDGSGTREVFTDKVISKGELAPSVNVVNSNGAMKTAVGGDERAIGYVGIGHIDASVKAPTLDGMTATQENAANGSYTVVRDLFMNTKGEPQGLTKAFIDYIYTDEGAEIIRKSGYIPLPRK
- a CDS encoding S-layer homology domain-containing protein; amino-acid sequence: MSMKKMLAVVAAASLAAAAAPAFAANPFSDVPMNHWAYDAVEQLSAKGILEGYPNGTFKGNRAMTRYEIATMVARMMAAGGLSGEDLEKLKALVVEFQPELEALGVKVDGFDSRLSALEKGLGGWKITGQMRFDYNAWDNDVAGSGSGEDGFTMNRARLFLHRDLSDGVSFDARWHNDTFDRWWVTAKDFFGMEGLTMRGGQFALDWEDEDGLYDDNDAFFMDTGYRGFDLKYNRGMFTVEGFAASRRGGGSVYAANPSDDVYGARLKLDFSEKLWLSVNGLWEDRGDTDYKTYWAGLGFSFMDGLELKGAYYMQDIADDSVVVAGADDPKAWKVILDVSQDVLKFTSLWVEYAQFDQGFILHNNPYSFSDIDWPEYDKVITVQDDMDALFVKAKQKWNDKWSSFERYVKYDMDNVNDMKEWTVGIGYQYTPNLYFELAYSDMDGKLGDPDYDNNQIRFRTLLNF
- a CDS encoding PstA family ABC transporter permease, coding for MRSRALLVLSWGAALIVPASVGAMLWRLCARGGPTLGLELFFGDAPPLQAMFGRFPVWDGIWPAAAGTLSLLALTMAMALLPGVGCGVYLACFAAPRAKRWLGLAVDLLAGVPSIVMGLFGFMLILALRRLFAPAATTCLLLSAFCLALLVLPPLIITTRTVLESLPGELRLTGEALGLTPWQTARHLLLPAGGRDVLGGVMLALGRAAEDTAVIMVTGAVANAGLPAGLTAKYEALPFFIFYISAQYADQGDLRRGFGAALVLLILSGALLLCAHALQRSLERKWKGERP
- a CDS encoding S-layer homology domain-containing protein; the protein is MNIRRTLFLAAALALAALSAARAESFGDVPAGHWAYDAVAELGARGILEGYPDGAFKGERAMSRYEIAVMVARALVNGGASGEDRARLDDLAAEFRPELEALGVKTDRLDGRLDPLEKGLSGWRIGGTLQFDFNAWDNDLPGSGALSDGFTFDEARLYLHRDLGGKIGFDARWSDGTFDRFWVTAADFLGRGLTFRAGQFALDWEDEDRLYYDRNGFFMGSAYRGASLKKDAGAVELAAFAASQRADDGESVYAAGASDEHYGARLKVNLGERAWLSLNGLWRNENDADFNTYWAGLGYMLSDGIAFRGAYYRQDLNDGLADYYGVPTAADDPKAWKVILDLSQEKLRFTSIWLEYAQIDAGFRLDNVPWSFNDDVDWPRRGARRNFSLAGDTGVWFVGARQQWSERWSTFERYARYDVDSLSPAPREWTVGVGYQYSPGLYFELAYNDQDGAVNMKDYDNKQVRFRTMLSF